The following coding sequences are from one Campylobacter sp. RM16187 window:
- a CDS encoding anaerobic C4-dicarboxylate transporter translates to MEFLTSLSEGTQFAIQLIVVLVCLFYGAKKGGIALGLLGGIGLIVLVFGFHIQPGKPAIAVMLTILAVVVASATLQASGGLDVMLQIAERILRKNPKYVSILAPFVTCFLTILCGTGHVVYTILPIVYDIAIKNGIRPERPMAASSVSAQMGIIASPVSVAVVTLTAFLVSSKTQLAGFDGYLDLLKITIPSTFCGVLAIGIFSWFRGKDLDKDEEFQEKIKDPEFKKYVYGESASLLGQKLPQSSWNAMWIFLSAIAVVALLGYFKEYRPAWPKSNPAKVVEIVADGKAVKSFNVKDGKIVATVKDGKIEETVASSKAKSSMSYENIEIYSKDGKLTQSLRAENGGVVLSVGDKSETIASAKIAVKDSVKKPAPMGMVDVIQIFMLLAGALIIIFTKTDASKISKNEIFRSGMIALVAVFGISWMAETMFAVHTPMMKEALGDIVKQHPWTYAVMLLLVSKFVNSQAAALVAFVPLALGIGVSPAIILAFAPACYGYYILPTYPSDLAAIQFDRSGTTRIGKYVINHSFIIPGLIGVFSSCLFGWIFASLYGYMG, encoded by the coding sequence ATGGAGTTTTTGACTAGTTTAAGCGAAGGCACGCAGTTTGCCATTCAGCTTATAGTTGTTCTTGTCTGTCTGTTTTACGGAGCGAAAAAGGGCGGCATCGCGCTTGGTTTGCTAGGCGGTATAGGACTTATCGTTCTTGTATTTGGCTTTCACATTCAGCCTGGTAAGCCGGCGATTGCCGTTATGCTCACCATCCTTGCCGTCGTTGTTGCGAGTGCGACATTGCAGGCAAGCGGCGGACTTGACGTTATGCTTCAAATAGCGGAGAGAATTTTAAGGAAAAATCCAAAATACGTAAGTATCCTAGCGCCGTTTGTAACGTGCTTTTTAACGATACTTTGCGGAACAGGACACGTTGTTTATACGATTTTACCTATCGTTTATGATATAGCTATCAAAAACGGCATCCGTCCTGAGCGCCCGATGGCTGCAAGCTCGGTATCTGCGCAAATGGGTATCATCGCAAGCCCGGTTTCAGTTGCGGTCGTAACCTTAACCGCATTTTTAGTAAGTTCCAAGACTCAGCTTGCTGGATTTGATGGCTATTTGGACCTTCTTAAAATCACGATACCTTCGACGTTTTGTGGTGTTTTAGCAATCGGAATTTTTAGCTGGTTTAGAGGCAAAGATCTTGATAAAGACGAGGAATTTCAAGAGAAGATAAAAGATCCTGAGTTTAAAAAATATGTTTACGGCGAAAGTGCTTCTTTACTTGGTCAAAAGCTTCCACAATCAAGCTGGAACGCGATGTGGATATTTTTAAGCGCTATTGCAGTTGTTGCTCTACTTGGATACTTCAAAGAGTACCGCCCTGCTTGGCCTAAATCAAATCCTGCGAAAGTAGTCGAGATCGTAGCTGACGGTAAAGCCGTTAAGAGCTTTAATGTAAAAGACGGCAAGATCGTAGCTACAGTAAAAGACGGCAAGATCGAAGAGACCGTTGCTTCAAGCAAGGCAAAAAGCTCTATGAGCTATGAAAATATCGAAATTTACAGCAAAGACGGCAAACTAACTCAAAGCCTAAGAGCTGAAAACGGCGGCGTGGTGTTAAGTGTCGGAGATAAGAGCGAGACCATAGCTTCAGCTAAGATCGCAGTAAAAGATAGCGTGAAAAAGCCCGCTCCTATGGGCATGGTTGATGTTATCCAAATTTTCATGCTACTAGCCGGTGCGCTCATCATCATCTTTACAAAAACAGATGCGAGCAAGATCAGCAAAAACGAAATTTTCCGCTCAGGTATGATCGCACTTGTTGCGGTGTTTGGAATTTCATGGATGGCTGAGACGATGTTTGCAGTTCACACTCCGATGATGAAAGAAGCTCTGGGAGATATCGTTAAGCAGCACCCTTGGACATACGCGGTTATGCTGCTTTTGGTGTCAAAATTTGTTAATTCTCAGGCCGCCGCGCTTGTGGCTTTCGTGCCGTTAGCTCTTGGTATCGGCGTTAGCCCTGCGATCATCCTTGCGTTTGCGCCTGCTTGCTATGGATACTACATACTTCCTACATATCCAAGCGACCTTGCGGCTATTCAGTTTGACCGCTCGGGCACGACAAGGATTGGTAAATATGTTATAAATCATAGTTTTATTATTCCTGGACTTATTGGAGTATTCTCGTCGTGCTTATTTGGCTGGATATTCGCGAGTCTATATGGATATATGGGCTAA
- the flhB gene encoding flagellar biosynthesis protein FlhB, with translation MAENDQEKTEEATSKKIEDAKKDGNVAKSQDLAGFITLFVAIFAVILLLGFLGEQFFALYVYYQSLIGQEIDAKLIYSIALTTVFRALLMILPITICVAIAGIIANLIQFGFIFTTKPLEPNLNKINPIKGLKNLFSLKKLIESIKMTLKVTIVFSVGFFMFLSFIKELPHTIFLPMVAQLDWLKEKMIILAFVMLIVLFVIAIVDVLIVRFQYFKDLRMTKQEVKDEYKQMEGDPQVKARIRRLQMEASRRRMMQNIPEADVIITNPTHYAVALRYDKTKEKAPVVIAKGVDFLALRIKDIGINSGVKIVENPPLARELYKVCDINEMIPAELFRAVAEVLSFVYMSDRAKFGDRLKNEL, from the coding sequence ATGGCAGAAAACGATCAAGAAAAAACCGAAGAAGCCACCTCCAAAAAGATCGAGGACGCCAAAAAGGACGGAAACGTCGCCAAAAGTCAGGATTTAGCGGGATTTATCACCCTTTTTGTGGCCATCTTTGCCGTGATTTTACTACTTGGCTTTTTAGGCGAGCAGTTTTTCGCGCTTTATGTTTATTATCAGAGCCTGATCGGACAAGAGATAGATGCAAAGCTTATTTACAGTATCGCGCTCACAACGGTTTTTAGAGCGCTTTTGATGATTTTGCCGATTACCATTTGCGTAGCGATCGCAGGAATTATCGCAAATTTGATCCAGTTTGGATTTATCTTTACCACAAAGCCGCTTGAGCCAAATTTAAACAAAATAAACCCGATAAAAGGGCTTAAAAACCTCTTTTCACTAAAAAAACTAATCGAATCAATAAAGATGACTCTAAAAGTTACCATCGTATTTAGCGTTGGATTTTTTATGTTTTTAAGCTTTATCAAAGAGCTTCCACACACTATATTTTTACCTATGGTAGCTCAACTTGACTGGCTTAAAGAAAAGATGATAATCCTAGCCTTTGTCATGCTCATCGTGCTGTTTGTTATCGCGATTGTTGACGTTCTTATCGTGCGTTTTCAGTATTTTAAAGATCTCAGAATGACAAAGCAAGAGGTTAAAGACGAATACAAACAGATGGAGGGCGATCCGCAAGTAAAAGCTCGTATTCGAAGGCTTCAGATGGAAGCAAGCAGACGAAGGATGATGCAAAATATCCCAGAGGCTGACGTCATCATCACCAACCCGACTCACTACGCAGTCGCGCTAAGATATGATAAAACCAAAGAAAAAGCGCCAGTTGTTATAGCTAAAGGGGTCGATTTCCTAGCACTTCGCATCAAAGATATCGGCATAAATAGCGGCGTTAAGATCGTAGAAAATCCGCCGCTTGCAAGAGAGCTTTACAAGGTGTGCGATATAAACGAGATGATACCTGCTGAGCTTTTTAGGGCGGTTGCGGAAGTTTTAAGCTTTGTATATATGAGCGATAGAGCTAAATTTGGCGATAGGCTAAAAAATGAGTTATAG
- a CDS encoding cytochrome-c peroxidase — protein MKFKFILLSSALASSMFANDLIKEALDAGLVAIPSDPHALAKMINEASPDSKEFPTTMAAYELGKRLYFDPRLSKSGIISCNTCHNLGLGGVDGVPASTGHKWMPNPHHVNAPTVYNSVFNAVQFWDGRAAHLAAQAAGPMTALPEMASTPELVVDRLKSIPAYVAEFKNAFNSEINFDLVTTAIGIFERTLVTPSRFDKFLEGDKNALNEAEKKGLKMFLDKGCASCHNGVNLGGTLQPFEVAGKYEFANIGDFKGDANGMVKAPTLRNVELTAPYYHNGAIWSLSDAVKAMGSIQLGIEINDVEAASIVTFLNSLTGTMPKVEYPMFPASTDKTSKPELDY, from the coding sequence ATGAAATTTAAGTTTATCTTACTAAGTTCAGCTTTGGCTAGTTCGATGTTTGCGAACGATTTGATTAAAGAGGCGCTTGACGCAGGTCTAGTTGCGATCCCAAGCGATCCACACGCTCTTGCAAAGATGATAAATGAAGCTTCACCTGACTCTAAAGAGTTTCCTACGACAATGGCGGCTTATGAGCTTGGCAAAAGGCTTTATTTTGATCCTCGCCTTTCAAAATCAGGCATTATCAGCTGTAACACTTGTCACAACTTAGGGCTTGGCGGAGTTGACGGCGTTCCTGCTTCAACAGGACATAAATGGATGCCAAACCCGCACCACGTAAATGCTCCGACCGTTTATAACTCTGTGTTTAACGCGGTTCAGTTCTGGGACGGACGCGCAGCTCACCTTGCAGCTCAAGCGGCCGGTCCTATGACAGCTCTTCCTGAAATGGCTTCAACTCCAGAGCTTGTAGTAGATAGACTTAAGTCGATCCCTGCTTATGTGGCCGAGTTTAAAAACGCATTTAACAGCGAGATAAATTTTGACCTTGTTACGACTGCGATTGGAATTTTTGAAAGAACGCTTGTAACTCCTTCAAGATTTGACAAATTTCTAGAAGGCGATAAGAATGCACTAAATGAAGCGGAGAAAAAAGGTCTAAAAATGTTTTTGGATAAGGGTTGCGCATCTTGCCATAACGGTGTAAATTTGGGTGGAACTCTTCAGCCGTTTGAGGTTGCAGGCAAGTATGAATTTGCAAACATTGGCGATTTTAAAGGTGATGCAAACGGAATGGTTAAAGCTCCTACACTCCGCAACGTAGAGCTAACCGCACCATACTATCACAACGGAGCTATATGGTCGCTAAGTGACGCTGTTAAAGCGATGGGAAGCATACAGCTTGGAATCGAGATAAATGACGTTGAAGCTGCTAGTATAGTGACATTTTTAAATTCGCTTACAGGAACTATGCCAAAGGTTGAGTACCCAATGTTCCCTGCTTCAACAGATAAAACTTCAAAGCCTGAGCTGGACTACTAA
- the rplU gene encoding 50S ribosomal protein L21 has translation MSKYAIIKHGGKQYRVSEGEYLKLDRFEAEAKSSVEITDVLAVNDGEIKVGAPFVKGAKVVLEVVNEGKDKKVVIYKKRRRKDSKLKRGFRRQFTRVKVVSIAA, from the coding sequence ATGTCAAAATATGCTATTATAAAACACGGCGGCAAGCAGTATAGAGTGAGCGAGGGCGAGTACCTTAAACTTGATCGCTTTGAAGCCGAAGCAAAATCTAGCGTCGAAATTACAGATGTTCTAGCTGTAAACGATGGCGAGATAAAGGTAGGTGCACCGTTTGTTAAGGGTGCAAAAGTTGTCTTAGAGGTCGTAAATGAAGGTAAAGACAAAAAAGTCGTAATCTACAAAAAACGCAGAAGAAAAGACTCAAAGCTTAAACGCGGTTTTAGAAGACAGTTCACACGCGTTAAAGTAGTAAGTATCGCAGCCTAA
- the rpmA gene encoding 50S ribosomal protein L27 has product MAHKKGQGSTQNNRDSIGRRLGVKKFGGEFVRAGNIIIRQRGTATHAGSNVGLGKDHTIFALIDGYVKFERKDKTRKKVSVYPAA; this is encoded by the coding sequence ATGGCACACAAAAAAGGTCAAGGTTCTACCCAGAATAACCGAGATTCCATCGGTCGCCGCTTAGGCGTTAAGAAATTTGGCGGCGAATTTGTTCGCGCCGGAAATATCATCATCCGCCAAAGAGGCACGGCAACTCACGCCGGAAGCAACGTTGGTCTTGGTAAAGATCACACGATATTCGCACTTATCGACGGATATGTAAAATTCGAGAGAAAAGATAAAACAAGAAAAAAAGTTTCTGTTTATCCGGCTGCTTAA
- the obgE gene encoding GTPase ObgE: MFIDSVSLTLSSGHGGAGAVSFRREKHVILGGPDGGDGGDGGDVYFIVDNNTHTLAAYKGKRALKAQNGEPGMGRRMTGKKGENLELIVPPGTAVYDADSGELLLDLTRQGERKMFLKGGKGGLGNVHFKSSTNQAPEYAQKGTPEEICNVRLELKLIADVGLVGFPNVGKSTLISTVSNAKPQIANYEFTTLTPKLGLVEVDEFNGFVMADIPGIIEGASDGRGLGIQFLKHIERTKILLYMLDLANYRTLEEQFDTLKTEVGKFSSELAGRKYAIALTRMDACEEIDKISTFIEKLGLGKDLLSYKQDIYEFDSKKPFFVTPISSASGENINELKFALLELLKSEK; this comes from the coding sequence ATGTTTATAGATAGTGTAAGTTTGACATTAAGCTCGGGTCACGGCGGAGCGGGTGCGGTTAGCTTTAGACGCGAAAAGCACGTGATACTGGGCGGACCTGACGGCGGAGATGGCGGAGATGGCGGAGATGTGTATTTTATCGTTGATAACAACACTCACACGCTAGCCGCATATAAAGGTAAGCGCGCTTTAAAAGCTCAAAACGGAGAGCCGGGTATGGGTCGCAGAATGACCGGTAAAAAAGGTGAAAATTTAGAGCTTATAGTGCCTCCGGGAACTGCCGTGTATGATGCTGATAGCGGAGAGCTCTTGCTTGACCTAACCAGGCAAGGTGAGCGAAAGATGTTTTTAAAAGGTGGCAAAGGCGGTCTTGGTAACGTGCATTTTAAGAGTTCGACCAACCAAGCCCCAGAATACGCTCAAAAAGGCACTCCTGAAGAAATTTGCAATGTGCGCCTTGAGTTAAAACTAATTGCTGATGTAGGGCTTGTAGGCTTTCCAAATGTGGGCAAATCAACGCTAATTTCAACCGTTTCAAATGCCAAGCCGCAAATCGCAAACTATGAATTTACGACACTTACACCAAAGTTAGGGCTTGTAGAAGTTGATGAGTTTAACGGCTTTGTTATGGCCGATATTCCTGGTATTATTGAAGGAGCAAGTGACGGTCGAGGGCTTGGAATTCAGTTTTTAAAGCATATCGAGCGAACTAAAATTTTACTTTATATGCTTGATCTTGCTAATTATCGCACTCTTGAAGAGCAGTTTGACACACTTAAAACAGAGGTTGGTAAATTTTCAAGCGAGCTTGCAGGCAGAAAATATGCTATTGCATTAACCAGAATGGATGCTTGTGAGGAGATAGATAAAATTTCTACTTTTATAGAGAAATTAGGGCTTGGAAAAGATCTTTTAAGTTATAAACAAGACATTTATGAGTTTGATTCAAAAAAGCCATTTTTCGTTACGCCGATATCTTCTGCAAGCGGTGAAAATATAAATGAGCTTAAATTTGCGCTTTTAGAGCTTTTAAAATCTGAAAAATAA
- the fmt gene encoding methionyl-tRNA formyltransferase, with the protein MQEQTNIVFMGTPEYATKILKALVEAKFNIVAVFTQPDKPVGRKQILTPSSVKTYSEANLSNVPIFQPKTLRDEAAAAKISSLKPDFIVVAAYGKILPKTILDIAPCINLHASILPKFRGASPIQSAILAGEKMTGVTSMLMNEGLDTGGMLEFAYTNCEDKMAGELFDELGDMAGELIVKTLLNFKSLIPIKQDDTQSSECKKIQKSDGLFSFNESTQEIYNKFRALTPWPGIYLESGLKILSLDIKKDICIGDKIGEILQVDKDSFTVGCKDGAVSIKTLQEPSKKAVDANSYINGKRLNVGDKIL; encoded by the coding sequence ATGCAAGAACAAACAAATATCGTTTTTATGGGAACGCCTGAGTATGCAACTAAAATTTTAAAAGCTCTTGTCGAGGCTAAATTTAATATCGTAGCGGTTTTTACTCAGCCTGATAAGCCGGTAGGCAGGAAGCAAATTTTAACTCCAAGTAGTGTTAAGACGTATAGCGAGGCAAATTTGTCTAATGTGCCGATCTTTCAACCAAAAACTCTGCGCGATGAAGCAGCAGCTGCGAAAATTTCAAGCTTGAAGCCTGATTTTATAGTGGTTGCTGCTTATGGAAAAATTCTGCCAAAAACTATTCTTGATATCGCCCCCTGTATAAATTTACATGCCTCCATTCTGCCTAAATTTAGGGGAGCTAGCCCTATACAAAGCGCTATTTTGGCAGGAGAAAAAATGACAGGCGTAACCTCAATGCTGATGAACGAGGGGCTTGATACGGGCGGTATGCTAGAGTTTGCCTATACGAACTGCGAAGATAAGATGGCTGGCGAGCTTTTTGACGAGCTTGGAGATATGGCTGGCGAGCTTATAGTTAAAACTCTTCTGAATTTTAAAAGTTTGATTCCTATCAAGCAGGACGACACTCAAAGTTCAGAGTGTAAGAAGATTCAAAAATCAGATGGACTTTTTAGCTTTAACGAGAGCACGCAAGAGATCTATAATAAATTCAGAGCTCTTACTCCTTGGCCGGGGATCTACCTTGAAAGCGGGCTTAAAATTCTCTCTTTGGATATCAAAAAAGATATTTGTATTGGCGATAAAATTGGTGAAATTTTGCAGGTAGATAAAGATAGTTTTACGGTGGGTTGCAAAGACGGTGCAGTGAGCATTAAAACATTGCAAGAGCCGAGTAAAAAGGCTGTTGATGCCAATTCTTATATAAACGGTAAGCGTCTTAATGTCGGCGATAAAATTTTGTGA
- a CDS encoding biotin--[acetyl-CoA-carboxylase] ligase, with amino-acid sequence MVVEFVNTIPSTQEFLCESVRAGAIKPPFMLVANEQSKGVGSRNNEWQGFRGNLFLSFCVDKHFLPSDLHEASISIYFSMIMRELLASKGSKIWIKWPNDFYIEDKKIGGTITSKISEVYICGMGLNLVAAPKNAGILDIEISQNDLVWGFCELLEKKILWKQIFSKFRLDFQKSKKFITHIDGKEISLQDAEICDDGAILVNEKRVYSLR; translated from the coding sequence TTGGTAGTTGAATTTGTTAATACTATCCCTTCGACTCAGGAATTTTTGTGTGAAAGTGTGCGAGCTGGTGCGATAAAGCCGCCGTTTATGCTCGTAGCAAACGAGCAAAGCAAGGGTGTAGGAAGCAGAAATAACGAATGGCAGGGCTTTAGAGGAAATTTATTTCTCTCTTTTTGTGTTGATAAACATTTCTTGCCAAGCGATTTGCACGAGGCTTCGATATCTATCTATTTTTCGATGATTATGCGCGAGCTTTTGGCTTCAAAAGGCTCTAAAATTTGGATCAAATGGCCAAATGACTTTTATATAGAAGATAAAAAAATAGGCGGAACAATTACTTCAAAAATAAGTGAAGTTTATATTTGCGGAATGGGACTAAATCTTGTCGCTGCCCCAAAAAATGCAGGAATTTTGGATATTGAAATTAGTCAAAACGACCTAGTTTGGGGATTTTGTGAATTATTAGAAAAAAAGATTTTATGGAAGCAGATTTTTAGCAAATTTAGGTTAGACTTTCAGAAATCAAAAAAATTCATCACGCACATAGACGGCAAAGAGATATCGCTGCAAGATGCAGAAATTTGCGATGATGGAGCTATTTTAGTAAATGAAAAAAGGGTGTATTCTTTAAGATGA
- a CDS encoding ParA family protein has product MSEIITIANQKGGVGKTTTAVNLAASLAVAEKRVLLIDIDPQANATTGMGFSRNDYEYNIYHVLTGRKKLSQIVLKTEIPTLFLAPSNIGLVGIEQEFNDQSKDYKLILKNKIAEVSHEYDFIIIDSPPALGSITVNALSASDSVIIPIQCEFYALEGLAQILNTVKIIKKTINPKLAIKGFLPTMYSSQNNLSKETVANLKQHFENKLFKLRDDSEDFVIVPRNVKLAESPSFGKPVILYDIKSPGSQAYQNLAYAILG; this is encoded by the coding sequence ATGAGCGAGATAATAACTATAGCAAACCAAAAAGGCGGTGTCGGAAAGACGACCACTGCCGTAAATTTGGCGGCATCTTTAGCGGTTGCCGAAAAGAGGGTTCTACTCATAGATATCGATCCTCAGGCAAACGCAACTACGGGAATGGGATTTAGTAGAAACGATTATGAATACAACATCTATCACGTTTTAACAGGGCGCAAGAAGCTTTCTCAAATCGTTTTAAAAACTGAAATTCCTACACTTTTTCTAGCTCCGTCAAATATCGGCTTAGTAGGTATCGAACAGGAATTTAACGATCAGAGTAAGGATTATAAGCTAATCCTTAAAAATAAAATCGCCGAAGTTTCGCACGAATATGATTTTATCATCATTGATAGCCCTCCGGCTCTTGGAAGCATAACCGTAAACGCGCTAAGTGCGAGCGATAGCGTGATAATACCTATACAATGCGAATTTTACGCACTTGAAGGTCTGGCGCAAATTTTAAATACAGTTAAGATAATCAAAAAAACGATAAACCCAAAGCTTGCTATCAAGGGCTTTTTGCCGACTATGTATAGCTCGCAAAACAACCTTTCAAAAGAGACTGTGGCGAATTTAAAGCAGCATTTTGAAAATAAGCTGTTTAAACTAAGAGACGATAGTGAGGATTTTGTGATCGTGCCTAGAAATGTAAAGCTTGCCGAGTCTCCGAGCTTTGGCAAGCCTGTGATACTCTATGATATCAAATCTCCCGGCTCTCAAGCCTATCAAAATTTAGCTTACGCGATTTTAGGATAA